The proteins below are encoded in one region of Neodiprion virginianus isolate iyNeoVirg1 chromosome 7, iyNeoVirg1.1, whole genome shotgun sequence:
- the LOC124309093 gene encoding uncharacterized protein LOC124309093 isoform X2: MRWFGSQPEAAPRLLRLSPLRPEEDPEAAMLRLHVTGSTRLRDMSPLRWVRRKSSSSESERNCYNVQTSEVTTERVGSSKKEKQKRSHEDRRRGAREKRNPLLDRVRNARLSFFREQEAPVDQEHRELSLNADARLNEMVRLRGRPLSINDDRRSLCCSEIELSSRIDHQERSLRGRKRRSKSQSRLPSASPGEEGVATPFAGSILGPTMSSDDVCGAENSRASRSRWYNGGEAGFDSVTPSSCLAAKFRAMQDRYLKSSTSRLIAKFYKRETRPDAEASERRRLRSFSYGTLPGLDELRTNPLYVDNELEDDNDSGILDNDSATSSLLDDRCDGADPPPRLPPRRTSVPTLLPGKRGCSVMGLSCSNVTLGIERDPLSNANVYQATNSELLTRREADETSAPRGQPLSVVRDRSYTPETMVVRLTREEVDQSLGIFIAKTSEARPGYLVAHVVPNGLADREGTLTIGDEILVVNGRRLRGCTMVEARRLLAGAGTQLEVVDIVVSRMRRVSDEEQDEARDRGRPRKLRESSVDYENVLVENGQGLVPEVVVSSPRSHFRKHHSRAHRDPRSDSSVSISSEKSSPSSSHSSQSSHSVSTFCTLPRRPRSTVSTFHTVVFEKGSGKKSLGFTIVGGRDSPKGSIGIFVKSVLPGGQAAEDGRLRAGDEILAVNGQVCHHLAHREAVQLFRNIKRGSVALHLCRRAKHREPQTQKAKSCADLLLADA; the protein is encoded by the exons AGAG ACATGTCACCGCTGCGATGGGTCAGACGAAAGTCGTCGAGCTCGGAATCGGAGCGTAACTGTTACAACGTGCAGACATCCGAGGTGACTACGGAGCGAGTCGGGTCGTCGAAGAAGGAGAAGCAGAAGCGTTCGCACGAGGATCGTCGCCGCGGGGCTCGAGAGAAGCGGAACCCGCTTTTGGACCGGGTGCGAAACGCGCGGCTGAGCTTCTTCCGGGAGCAGGAAGCCCCGGTCGATCAGGAACACCGAGAGCTGAGTTTGAACGCGGACGCGCGGCTAAACGAGATGGTGCGACTCAGAGGGCGGCCTCTGAGCATCAACGACGATCGGCGCTCCCTCTGCTGCAGCGAGATCGAGCTTTCGTCGAGGATCGATCACCAGGAGCGGTCGCTGCGGGGGCGGAAACGCCGCTCCAAGTCGCAGAGCCGACTGCCGAGCGCGTCGCCGGGCGAAgagggcgtcgcgacgcccttTGCCGGCTCGATATTGGGCCCGACGATGTCCTCGGACGACGTCTGCGGGGCGGAAAACTCTCGGGCGTCTAGGTCGAGGTGGTACAACGGCGGGGAGGCGGGATTCGACAGCGTTACACCATCGAGCTGCCTCGCGGCAAAGTTCAGGGCGATGCAGGACCGGTACCTGAAAAGCTCGACCAGCCGACTGATCGCCAAGTTCTACAAACGAGAGACGCGGCCCGACGCCGAGGCCTCGGAACGACGTCGACTCCGCAGCTTCTCCTACGGCACGCTTCCCGGACTCGACGAACTCCGCACCAACCCCCTTTACGTCGACAACGAACTCGAGGACGACAACGACTCGGGCATCCTCGACAACGACTCCGCCACCAGTTCCTTACTAGACGATCGCTGCGACGGCGCGGATCCTCCGCCGAGACTTCCGCCCCGGAGGACATCCGTCCCGACGCTCTTACCCGGGAAGAGGGGATGCTCGGTGATGGGACTGTCCTGCAGCAACGTTACTCTTGGCATAGAACGCGATCCTCTGAGCAATGCGAACGTCTACCAAGCGACGAACTCCGAGCTTCTGACGAGGCGGGAGGCCGACGAAACCTCGGCACCACGGGGGCAGCCGTTGTCCGTTGTCAGGGACAGGTCCTACACCCCGGAGACGATGGTCGTCCGGCTGACGCGAGAGGAGGTGGACCAGTCGCTGGGGATCTTCATCGCCAAGACGTCCGAGGCCAGGCCGGGATACCTGGTGGCCCATGTCGTGCCGAACGGACTGGCCGACAGGGAGGGAACGCTGACGATAGGGGACGAGATCCTGGTGGTTAACGGACGTCGGTTGAGGGGCTGCACGATGGTCGAGGCTCGCCGGCTGCTGGCCGGGGCTGGAACGCAGCTCGAGGTAGTCGACATCGTAGTCTCTAGGATGCGCCGAGTCTCCGACGAGGAGCAGGACGAAGCGAGGGACCGCGGTAGGCCCAGGAAGCTGAGAGAGAGCAGCGTCGACTACGAGAACGTCCTCGTAGAGAACGGGCAGGGCCTCGTCCCCGAGGTCGTCGTCTCCTCGCCCAGGTCGCACTTTCGCAAGCATCACTCCAGGGCTCATCGCGATCCTCGAAGCGACTCCAGCGTGTCAATTTCCTCGGAGAAGTCGAGCCCTTCTTCATCCCACTCGTCCCAATCGTCGCACAGCGTATCGACGTTCTGCACGTTGCCCAGGCGACCCCGAAGCACAGTTTCCACCTTTCACACCGTCGTCTTTGAGAAAGGCTCCGGGAAGAAATCCCTCGGGTTCACCATCGTCGGTGGAAGGGACAGCCCCAAAGGAAGCATCG GTATTTTCGTCAAGTCAGTACTGCCTGGAGGCCAGGCTGCCGAAGATGGCCGACTGCGAGCCGGGGACGAAATTTTGGCAGTCAACGGTCAGGTCTGTCACCATTTGGCGCACAGGGAGGCGGTTCAGTTATTTCGCAACATCAAGCGCGGATCGGTTGCTCTTCATCTCTGCAGACGCGCGAAGCATCGGGAACCGCA AACCCAGAAGGCCAAGTCGTGCGCAGACCTTTTACTCGCCGATGCGTAG
- the LOC124309092 gene encoding uncharacterized protein LOC124309092, which produces MFKRLAKSKRHSVEGVGGEPRPPKESSSFCTPPPSPSVGSPPFPEETQSVGGGARAPRAKQARRSCGDQPLNLNVQPLDNYQDGQDEPDHQSGRITRVSTETDYQMVTAVPAYIVEHEPEKQKGLGVWGRRMSKKIDSFRRVSCRESPVGVPEVPGEKTRLFSPPQRSASPFKSFFIRMGSTGMLNSAKSNRRSLQSVADEQTQSNRKSNGIQALRSTRSPEKDPQAPLFRSCSTSQLNTTLTYVKGDDPSEGIDLRIGGKEGGKTVSCDNLAGQLLDDVFEPGERVQESPNPGTTFYSCDYYADGNADVNLARKSVSCDFREPNCGKESKELGKKSSFPYAFLRSKLSVLPEERHAVPSAVSHRPESDRLFKTVSEEHFPSLIRTDDAVETTTLGRRRSRPGGTAASYLRTGGRNSYSEYRSPGYDQQTEHVDLADPETAPTLRSQRRNSAPSAEQRLSSHYVSSNESGYDSDGPRGESAAASEAEALSLNRADSSDTSSVVDSEMEKPTRSSTPSEYPDRPESGLDGLRWHQTTSGRILPSINQIPVSETEGLVVASPHRARLQREKTRFLADIVQGGNVVERVRRQRRCRMVDLVKNDPNKTLGIRLARQRSDRLRYVVVELEDKGIAHRDGRLRLGDEIVEVEGRDLGTMESLQAVQDFLASFTGSKIQLLTAYDENVPQVCSVPTLLPGETEYFENAKTLSNISLCDDRDRRVPVSGSGVVDHRRRPDFLPLDSSAPETILEAHRYPTRHAARFEKGFGRPSLGFSVVGGRDSPRGEMGIFVRRVFPGGQADASKSLLQGDEILTLNGKVLRGFTHREVIELFKAVREGPVELEIARRHRYPKSLPDSSTY; this is translated from the exons ATGTTCAAGCGACTGGCCAAGTCTAAGCGGCACAGCGTCGAGGGGGTCGGTGGCGAACCCAGGCCGCCGAAGGAGTCCTCGTCCTTCTGTACGCCACCCCCGTCGCCGTCGGTCGGATCCCCGCCGTTCCCGGAGGAGACCCAGAGCGTCGGAGGTGGCGCGAGGGCGCCGAGAGCGAAACAGGCGAGAAGAAGCTGCGGCGACCAGCCTCTGAACCTCAACGTCCAACCGCTGGACAACTACCAGGATGGACAGGACGAGCCCGACCACCAATCGGGCCGCATCACCCGGGTCAGTACCGAGACCGACTATCAGATGGTCACCGCGGTCCCGGCCTACATCGTGGAACACGAGccggaaaaacaaaaag GACTCGGCGTCTGGGGCCGGAGGATGAGCAAGAAGATAGACTCCTTCCGGAGGGTCAGCTGCCGCGAGTCCCCCGTTGGGGTGCCGGAAGTCCCGGGTGAAAAAACGCGGCTCTTCAGCCCCCCGCAGCGGTCCGCATCGCCGTTCAAGTCGTTCTTCATCAGGATGGGGTCTACGGGGATGCTCAACTCCGCCAAGAGCAACCGCAGGTCGCTGCAAAGCGTCGCCGACGAGCAGACCCAGAGCAACCGGAAGTCGAACGGGATTCAGGCCCTGCGCTCGACTCGGTCCCCGGAGAAGGACCCCCAGGCACCGCTCTTCAGAAGCTGCAGTACCAGCCAGCTGAACACGACCCTGACCTACGTCAAGGGCGACGACCCCTCGGAGGGAATCGACCTCAGGATCGGCGGGAAGGAGGGCGGAAAGACCGTGTCCTGCGACAATCTGGCCGGTCAGCTGCTCGACGATGTTTTCGAACCGGGAGAACGCGTCCAGGAGAGTCCGAACCCCGGGACGACGTTCTACTCGTGCGACTATTACGCGGATGGAAACGCCGACGTTAATCTCGCGAGGAAATCGGTAAGCTGCGATTTCCGCGAGCCGAACTGCGGCAAGGAATCGAAGGAGCTGGGAAAGAAGAGCAGCTTTCCGTACGCCTTCCTCAGGTCCAAGCTCTCCGTTCTACCCGAGGAACGTCACGCCGTTCCTTCCGCCGTCTCTCATCGACCGGAATCGGATCGACTGTTCAAAACCGTGTCCGAGGAGCATTTTCCATCGCTTATCAGAACCGACGACGCCGTCGAGACGACGACGCTGGGTCGACGCCGATCACGCCCGGGAGGAACGGCGGCTTCCTACCTCAGAACGGGGGGGCGCAATTCCTACTCCGAGTACCGGAGCCCCGGCTACGATCAGCAGACGGAACACGTCGACCTCGCCGACCCGGAAACGGCGCCGACGCTCCGGTCTCAGCGTCGAAATTCGGCGCCCAGCGCCGAGCAGCGCCTCTCCTCGCACTACGTCAGCTCCAACGAGTCCGGATACGACAGCGACGGGCCCCGAGGTGAATCGGCCGCGGCATCGGAGGCCGAGGCGCTGAGCCTCAACCGCGCCGACAGCTCGGACACGAGCAGCGTCGTCGACTCGGAGATGGAGAAGCCGACGCGGAGTTCGACGCCGAGCGAGTACCCGGACCGCCCGGAGAGCGGACTCGACGGACTGCGCTGGCACCAAACGACCTCCGGCCGCATCCTACCCAGCATAAATCAGATCCCGGTTTCCGAGACGGAGGGCCTTGTCGTCGCGTCGCCGCACAGGGCGAGACTCCAGCGGGAGAAGACCAGGTTCCTCGCCGACATTGTTCAGGGTGGCAACGTCGTCGAGCGAGTCCGGCGTCAGCGTCGATGTCGGATGGTCGACCTGGTCAAGAACGATCCCAACAAGACTCTCGGCATCAGACTCGCTCGGCAGAGGTCCGACCGACTTCGTTACGTCGTCGTCGAACTCGAGGACAAAGGAATTGCCCACAG AGACGGAAGACTGAGACTGGGAGACGAGATCGTCGAGGTGGAAGGTCGTGACCTGGGAACGATGGAGTCGCTGCAGGCGGTTCAAGACTTTTTGGCGTCGTTCACGGGCAGTAAGATACAGCTGCTGACGGCGTACGACGAGAACGTTCCTCAGGTCTGTTCCGTCCCGACGCTGCTTCCTGGGGAGACGGAGTACTTCGAGAACGCGAAGACGCTGTCGAACATCTCGCTCTGCGACGATCGGGATCGACGGGTGCCAGTGTCGGGTTCCGGAGTGGTAGACCATCGTCGACGGCCGGACTTCCTTCCCCTGGATTCCTCGGCCCCCGAGACGATCCTGGAAGCGCATCGGTACCCGACCAGACACGCGGCCCGTTTCGAGAAGGGCTTCGGCCGTCCGAGTCTCGGCTTCAGCGTCGTCGGGGGACGAGACAGCCCCCGAGGTGAAATGGGCATCTTCGTCAGGCGCGTGTTTCCCGGGGGCCAGGCCGACGCCTCCAAGTCTCTTCTTCAAG GCGACGAGATTCTCACCCTGAACGGCAAGGTTCTTCGCGGCTTCACCCATCGCGAGGTCATCGAACTCTTCAAGGCCGTCAGGGAAGGGCCCGTGGAATTGGAAATCGCGAGGAGACACAG GTACCCCAAATCACTCCCGGATTCGTCGACTTACTGA
- the LOC124309093 gene encoding uncharacterized protein LOC124309093 isoform X3 — protein MSPLRWVRRKSSSSESERNCYNVQTSEVTTERVGSSKKEKQKRSHEDRRRGAREKRNPLLDRVRNARLSFFREQEAPVDQEHRELSLNADARLNEMVRLRGRPLSINDDRRSLCCSEIELSSRIDHQERSLRGRKRRSKSQSRLPSASPGEEGVATPFAGSILGPTMSSDDVCGAENSRASRSRWYNGGEAGFDSVTPSSCLAAKFRAMQDRYLKSSTSRLIAKFYKRETRPDAEASERRRLRSFSYGTLPGLDELRTNPLYVDNELEDDNDSGILDNDSATSSLLDDRCDGADPPPRLPPRRTSVPTLLPGKRGCSVMGLSCSNVTLGIERDPLSNANVYQATNSELLTRREADETSAPRGQPLSVVRDRSYTPETMVVRLTREEVDQSLGIFIAKTSEARPGYLVAHVVPNGLADREGTLTIGDEILVVNGRRLRGCTMVEARRLLAGAGTQLEVVDIVVSRMRRVSDEEQDEARDRGRPRKLRESSVDYENVLVENGQGLVPEVVVSSPRSHFRKHHSRAHRDPRSDSSVSISSEKSSPSSSHSSQSSHSVSTFCTLPRRPRSTVSTFHTVVFEKGSGKKSLGFTIVGGRDSPKGSIGIFVKSVLPGGQAAEDGRLRAGDEILAVNGQVCHHLAHREAVQLFRNIKRGSVALHLCRRAKHREPQTQKAKSCADLLLADA, from the exons ATGTCACCGCTGCGATGGGTCAGACGAAAGTCGTCGAGCTCGGAATCGGAGCGTAACTGTTACAACGTGCAGACATCCGAGGTGACTACGGAGCGAGTCGGGTCGTCGAAGAAGGAGAAGCAGAAGCGTTCGCACGAGGATCGTCGCCGCGGGGCTCGAGAGAAGCGGAACCCGCTTTTGGACCGGGTGCGAAACGCGCGGCTGAGCTTCTTCCGGGAGCAGGAAGCCCCGGTCGATCAGGAACACCGAGAGCTGAGTTTGAACGCGGACGCGCGGCTAAACGAGATGGTGCGACTCAGAGGGCGGCCTCTGAGCATCAACGACGATCGGCGCTCCCTCTGCTGCAGCGAGATCGAGCTTTCGTCGAGGATCGATCACCAGGAGCGGTCGCTGCGGGGGCGGAAACGCCGCTCCAAGTCGCAGAGCCGACTGCCGAGCGCGTCGCCGGGCGAAgagggcgtcgcgacgcccttTGCCGGCTCGATATTGGGCCCGACGATGTCCTCGGACGACGTCTGCGGGGCGGAAAACTCTCGGGCGTCTAGGTCGAGGTGGTACAACGGCGGGGAGGCGGGATTCGACAGCGTTACACCATCGAGCTGCCTCGCGGCAAAGTTCAGGGCGATGCAGGACCGGTACCTGAAAAGCTCGACCAGCCGACTGATCGCCAAGTTCTACAAACGAGAGACGCGGCCCGACGCCGAGGCCTCGGAACGACGTCGACTCCGCAGCTTCTCCTACGGCACGCTTCCCGGACTCGACGAACTCCGCACCAACCCCCTTTACGTCGACAACGAACTCGAGGACGACAACGACTCGGGCATCCTCGACAACGACTCCGCCACCAGTTCCTTACTAGACGATCGCTGCGACGGCGCGGATCCTCCGCCGAGACTTCCGCCCCGGAGGACATCCGTCCCGACGCTCTTACCCGGGAAGAGGGGATGCTCGGTGATGGGACTGTCCTGCAGCAACGTTACTCTTGGCATAGAACGCGATCCTCTGAGCAATGCGAACGTCTACCAAGCGACGAACTCCGAGCTTCTGACGAGGCGGGAGGCCGACGAAACCTCGGCACCACGGGGGCAGCCGTTGTCCGTTGTCAGGGACAGGTCCTACACCCCGGAGACGATGGTCGTCCGGCTGACGCGAGAGGAGGTGGACCAGTCGCTGGGGATCTTCATCGCCAAGACGTCCGAGGCCAGGCCGGGATACCTGGTGGCCCATGTCGTGCCGAACGGACTGGCCGACAGGGAGGGAACGCTGACGATAGGGGACGAGATCCTGGTGGTTAACGGACGTCGGTTGAGGGGCTGCACGATGGTCGAGGCTCGCCGGCTGCTGGCCGGGGCTGGAACGCAGCTCGAGGTAGTCGACATCGTAGTCTCTAGGATGCGCCGAGTCTCCGACGAGGAGCAGGACGAAGCGAGGGACCGCGGTAGGCCCAGGAAGCTGAGAGAGAGCAGCGTCGACTACGAGAACGTCCTCGTAGAGAACGGGCAGGGCCTCGTCCCCGAGGTCGTCGTCTCCTCGCCCAGGTCGCACTTTCGCAAGCATCACTCCAGGGCTCATCGCGATCCTCGAAGCGACTCCAGCGTGTCAATTTCCTCGGAGAAGTCGAGCCCTTCTTCATCCCACTCGTCCCAATCGTCGCACAGCGTATCGACGTTCTGCACGTTGCCCAGGCGACCCCGAAGCACAGTTTCCACCTTTCACACCGTCGTCTTTGAGAAAGGCTCCGGGAAGAAATCCCTCGGGTTCACCATCGTCGGTGGAAGGGACAGCCCCAAAGGAAGCATCG GTATTTTCGTCAAGTCAGTACTGCCTGGAGGCCAGGCTGCCGAAGATGGCCGACTGCGAGCCGGGGACGAAATTTTGGCAGTCAACGGTCAGGTCTGTCACCATTTGGCGCACAGGGAGGCGGTTCAGTTATTTCGCAACATCAAGCGCGGATCGGTTGCTCTTCATCTCTGCAGACGCGCGAAGCATCGGGAACCGCA AACCCAGAAGGCCAAGTCGTGCGCAGACCTTTTACTCGCCGATGCGTAG
- the LOC124309093 gene encoding uncharacterized protein LOC124309093 isoform X1 — MSIVAVLYNDAATDPVGDPRSKCAEFTAPQSSVCRPSTIFRYMSPLRWVRRKSSSSESERNCYNVQTSEVTTERVGSSKKEKQKRSHEDRRRGAREKRNPLLDRVRNARLSFFREQEAPVDQEHRELSLNADARLNEMVRLRGRPLSINDDRRSLCCSEIELSSRIDHQERSLRGRKRRSKSQSRLPSASPGEEGVATPFAGSILGPTMSSDDVCGAENSRASRSRWYNGGEAGFDSVTPSSCLAAKFRAMQDRYLKSSTSRLIAKFYKRETRPDAEASERRRLRSFSYGTLPGLDELRTNPLYVDNELEDDNDSGILDNDSATSSLLDDRCDGADPPPRLPPRRTSVPTLLPGKRGCSVMGLSCSNVTLGIERDPLSNANVYQATNSELLTRREADETSAPRGQPLSVVRDRSYTPETMVVRLTREEVDQSLGIFIAKTSEARPGYLVAHVVPNGLADREGTLTIGDEILVVNGRRLRGCTMVEARRLLAGAGTQLEVVDIVVSRMRRVSDEEQDEARDRGRPRKLRESSVDYENVLVENGQGLVPEVVVSSPRSHFRKHHSRAHRDPRSDSSVSISSEKSSPSSSHSSQSSHSVSTFCTLPRRPRSTVSTFHTVVFEKGSGKKSLGFTIVGGRDSPKGSIGIFVKSVLPGGQAAEDGRLRAGDEILAVNGQVCHHLAHREAVQLFRNIKRGSVALHLCRRAKHREPQTQKAKSCADLLLADA, encoded by the exons ATGTCGATCGTCGCTGTTCTCTACAACGACGCGGCCACCGATCCAGTCGGGGATCCACGGTCGAAATGTGCCGAATTCACCGCCCCCCAATCTTCCGTCTGCAGACCGTCGACGATATTTCGAT ACATGTCACCGCTGCGATGGGTCAGACGAAAGTCGTCGAGCTCGGAATCGGAGCGTAACTGTTACAACGTGCAGACATCCGAGGTGACTACGGAGCGAGTCGGGTCGTCGAAGAAGGAGAAGCAGAAGCGTTCGCACGAGGATCGTCGCCGCGGGGCTCGAGAGAAGCGGAACCCGCTTTTGGACCGGGTGCGAAACGCGCGGCTGAGCTTCTTCCGGGAGCAGGAAGCCCCGGTCGATCAGGAACACCGAGAGCTGAGTTTGAACGCGGACGCGCGGCTAAACGAGATGGTGCGACTCAGAGGGCGGCCTCTGAGCATCAACGACGATCGGCGCTCCCTCTGCTGCAGCGAGATCGAGCTTTCGTCGAGGATCGATCACCAGGAGCGGTCGCTGCGGGGGCGGAAACGCCGCTCCAAGTCGCAGAGCCGACTGCCGAGCGCGTCGCCGGGCGAAgagggcgtcgcgacgcccttTGCCGGCTCGATATTGGGCCCGACGATGTCCTCGGACGACGTCTGCGGGGCGGAAAACTCTCGGGCGTCTAGGTCGAGGTGGTACAACGGCGGGGAGGCGGGATTCGACAGCGTTACACCATCGAGCTGCCTCGCGGCAAAGTTCAGGGCGATGCAGGACCGGTACCTGAAAAGCTCGACCAGCCGACTGATCGCCAAGTTCTACAAACGAGAGACGCGGCCCGACGCCGAGGCCTCGGAACGACGTCGACTCCGCAGCTTCTCCTACGGCACGCTTCCCGGACTCGACGAACTCCGCACCAACCCCCTTTACGTCGACAACGAACTCGAGGACGACAACGACTCGGGCATCCTCGACAACGACTCCGCCACCAGTTCCTTACTAGACGATCGCTGCGACGGCGCGGATCCTCCGCCGAGACTTCCGCCCCGGAGGACATCCGTCCCGACGCTCTTACCCGGGAAGAGGGGATGCTCGGTGATGGGACTGTCCTGCAGCAACGTTACTCTTGGCATAGAACGCGATCCTCTGAGCAATGCGAACGTCTACCAAGCGACGAACTCCGAGCTTCTGACGAGGCGGGAGGCCGACGAAACCTCGGCACCACGGGGGCAGCCGTTGTCCGTTGTCAGGGACAGGTCCTACACCCCGGAGACGATGGTCGTCCGGCTGACGCGAGAGGAGGTGGACCAGTCGCTGGGGATCTTCATCGCCAAGACGTCCGAGGCCAGGCCGGGATACCTGGTGGCCCATGTCGTGCCGAACGGACTGGCCGACAGGGAGGGAACGCTGACGATAGGGGACGAGATCCTGGTGGTTAACGGACGTCGGTTGAGGGGCTGCACGATGGTCGAGGCTCGCCGGCTGCTGGCCGGGGCTGGAACGCAGCTCGAGGTAGTCGACATCGTAGTCTCTAGGATGCGCCGAGTCTCCGACGAGGAGCAGGACGAAGCGAGGGACCGCGGTAGGCCCAGGAAGCTGAGAGAGAGCAGCGTCGACTACGAGAACGTCCTCGTAGAGAACGGGCAGGGCCTCGTCCCCGAGGTCGTCGTCTCCTCGCCCAGGTCGCACTTTCGCAAGCATCACTCCAGGGCTCATCGCGATCCTCGAAGCGACTCCAGCGTGTCAATTTCCTCGGAGAAGTCGAGCCCTTCTTCATCCCACTCGTCCCAATCGTCGCACAGCGTATCGACGTTCTGCACGTTGCCCAGGCGACCCCGAAGCACAGTTTCCACCTTTCACACCGTCGTCTTTGAGAAAGGCTCCGGGAAGAAATCCCTCGGGTTCACCATCGTCGGTGGAAGGGACAGCCCCAAAGGAAGCATCG GTATTTTCGTCAAGTCAGTACTGCCTGGAGGCCAGGCTGCCGAAGATGGCCGACTGCGAGCCGGGGACGAAATTTTGGCAGTCAACGGTCAGGTCTGTCACCATTTGGCGCACAGGGAGGCGGTTCAGTTATTTCGCAACATCAAGCGCGGATCGGTTGCTCTTCATCTCTGCAGACGCGCGAAGCATCGGGAACCGCA AACCCAGAAGGCCAAGTCGTGCGCAGACCTTTTACTCGCCGATGCGTAG